Proteins co-encoded in one Dendropsophus ebraccatus isolate aDenEbr1 chromosome 9, aDenEbr1.pat, whole genome shotgun sequence genomic window:
- the LOC138801627 gene encoding interferon-induced very large GTPase 1-like isoform X1, producing the protein MAGRQAWFQNWKMSEVGLGLLIVLCIVPKVNTQEPAHSGDRGHWFLLAALLLVILLGVILCVLGRKLWKRIKKEEIRFLPASPPKYISLKTDPKPECSCEILQGEGIRRRQQRHMDANGDGQPQDQHEGEQVHNQDQDGAVDGKRKYKDRKEATDPRKVSKREGDEPQVSSTSSRGTTRYFALPSEEIINSKTRNIEVYPEEDHDPQLGKRQYKEEAAVPRKVSRSEELDEPQVSRKSSRETRRDDALPSGKRQYKEEAAVPRKVSRSEEPDEPQVSRKSSRETRRDDALPSEEIINSKTRNIEVYPEEDHDPQLGKRQYKEGAAVPRKVSRSEELDEPQVSRKSSRETRRDDALPSEEIINSKTRNIEVYPEEDHDPQLGKRQYKEEATVPRKVSRSEELDEPKVSRKSSRENRRDDALPSEEIINSKTRNIEVYPEEDHDPQLGKRQYKEEEAVPRKVSRSEEPDEPQVSRKSSRETRRDDALPSEEIINSKTRNIEVYPEEDHDPQLELLQKLMALDTSARKTIQDEEFEITYWDSDDDDDDDEEEEFRKKDTKSTKPSNPLDVLCGLLNCSDMIRQQQIVYKMSMCQFAVPLLLPSLDRRDFTFMLWSMRDIVKRWKPQCLIPSKDYKEDSIVNVPMPVFSFVRLGSCNISKSRYLNQVLSPPQQNHNFFVHGDMPGGNIPRKLSEGLVEICWYLPTGNGQSDVFPEPIAVTNLRGDLKSNKEQFSFLRSLSSGMFIFIEDINEHHRSLVSSLQKEANVFFILNVKDGDVNTENLKSLTEVLPRNNLLVKNKRVNDSQMVKKIRTAMKRMFSETKDTRSLEEISKKVTEPNIHIDENSPKCQEIKGKAKEITDEINDINQYKKETMKLQGEFWKQMSRTEKEMCRMRELGDRDAEEYKSELRAKIEQLQEVQRQQSLTYGMERFREAITMYSVSERKLFLKWLKIFLDTKGRNHLRNFQNEYKRKYTQLSATEQDLQEIDQKIADGSLGVEHFIRELGQFYEIQSKSKNKLIDLPRKAADLLLDGFPLELIDGDASNIPLQWITDVLTELDEKTGGQCRMRVITVLGVQSTGKSTLLNTMFGLQFPVASGRCTRGAFMTLIDAKNFQEELNCDYILVIDTEGLKSLELVSLENSYEHDNELATVVVGLSDITIVNMAMENAEEMKDILQIVVHAFLRMKEIGKKSSCHFVHQNVSDVSAHVKNRNARQKFLEQLSEMAKVAARMEKRSGINHFSDIIYCDIDKDSWYVPGLWYGIPPMASVNTGYSEIVSDLRQSILRSLQSMAGKPQNIREFTEWIKSLWNAVKHEKFVFSFRNRLVTEAYNQLCIQYADWEWTFQKNVHRWMIETETFIYNLTYEKISADLWNKLKNYMNQILDKEERAMNLTLEEYFESDVENAHLLEMFRGDFIRSVKYLRKQLENVLYDKCEKTICIQRDKSQIQAIQAQYIDIMEEKIAEVMERTRNTEYMLNNDALKIEFVTMWDTTVSTLTLSKIERRHVGHEILPQLKKDIDCEDSVIMEWFHNLNVYKESRFELKNKHLSGYSSDDAKRLSDLTTSLIDKCKRYVEDVTSKKDDFNTLYSQELLSLINKALGGRDFQDLHINKLFVLDLKLHVLGSATIRFQKMHEDFVQRNDPRTCLERLKPQYFSIFRSIYEQRDDCRRKAEQFCKFCLQPAITDHINKHLGKEMMDDILLTNDPEEFKSRKRLQLVILEKLLKDKSWEQYIKYINDYESFLKRWISAYITEHYKERIRVLQEKILHFVMAKVRETLNHPAPISSGNLNEFLGMFCDILDKELVISKNNMKAVLFQSKVNVKQFVKDVDLHLSYLQNEIQQQMNLMSIESILSRLTLKPQEELFKKAIGCGKRCPFCKAPCEAGGADHKEHFTSLHRPRGLGQHKDEQTNVLDHSICSTNVISNKRFTNEDTAWKPHPYKDYRTYYPDWAICPDMAANASDYWKFVFKEFNHFFAQIYNAKPAKIPEDWDRITPHQALTNLRTT; encoded by the exons gaaaaagaaaatataaagatCGAAAGGAAGCAACAGACCCTAGAAAAGTCTCAAAAAGGGAAGGAGATGAGCCTCAAGTGTCAAGCACAAGCTCAAGGGGGACTACACGATATTTTGCCCTGCCTTCAG AAGAAATAATAAACTCCAAGACAAGAAACATAGAAGTATATCCTGAAGAAGACCATGATCCCCAGTTAG GAAAAAGACAATATAAAGAAGAAGCCGCGGTTCCTAGAAAAGTCTCAAGAAGTGAAGAACTGGATGAACCTCAAGTGTCCAGGAAAAGCTCAAGGGAGACTAGAAGAGATGATGCCCTGCCTTCAG GAAAAAGACAATATAAAGAAGAAGCCGCGGTTCCTAGAAAAGTCTCAAGAAGTGAAGAACCGGATGAACCTCAAGTGTCCAGGAAAAGCTCAAGGGAGACTAGAAGAGATGATGCCCTGCCTTCAG AAGAAATAATAAACTCCAAGACAAGAAACATAGAAGTATATCCTGAAGAAGACCATGATCCCCAGTTAG GAAAAAGACAATATAAAGAAGGAGCAGCGGTTCCTAGAAAAGTCTCAAGAAGTGAAGAACTGGATGAACCTCAAGTGTCCAGGAAAAGCTCAAGGGAGACTAGAAGAGATGATGCCCTGCCTTCAG AAGAAATAATAAACTCCAAGACAAGAAACATAGAAGTATATCCTGAAGAAGACCATGATCCCCAGTTAG GAAAAAGACAATATAAAGAAGAAGCCACGGTTCCTAGAAAAGTCTCAAGAAGTGAAGAACTGGATGAACCTAAAGTGTCCAGGAAAAGCTCAAGGGAGAATAGAAGAGATGATGCCCTGCCTTCAG AAGAAATAATAAACTCCAAGACAAGAAATATAGAAGTATATCCTGAAGAAGACCATGATCCCCAGTTAG GAAAAAGACAATATAAAGAAGAAGAAGCAGTTCCTAGAAAAGTCTCAAGAAGTGAAGAACCGGATGAACCTCAAGTGTCCAGGAAAAGCTCAAGGGAGACTAGAAGAGATGATGCCCTGCCTTCAG AAGAAATAATAAACTCCAAGACAAGAAACATAGAAGTATATCCTGAAGAAGACCATGATCCCCAGTTAG AATTATTACAGAAGCTGATGGCCCTGGATACCTCAGCCAGGAAGACTATTCAAGATGAGGAGTTTGAGATAACATATTGGGattcagatgatgatgatgatgatgatgaagaagaagaattcAGAAAGAAAGACACAAAGTCAACAAAACCCTCTAATCCTCTTGATGTTCTGTGTGGTCTCCTGAATTGTTCAGACATGATCAGACAACAACAGATTGTATACAAAATGTCCATGTGCCAATTTGCTgtccctcttcttcttccttcccTTGATAGACGAGACTTCACCTTTATGTTGTGGTCAATGAGAGACATTGTAAAGAGATGGAAACCTCAGTGCTTGATCCCAAGTAAAGACTATAAGGAAGACAGTATAGTAAATGTCCCCATGCCTGTATTTTCCTTTGTTAGACTTGGTTCCTGTAACATTTCCAAATCTCGATATCTGAACCAAGTCTTAAGTCCACCTCAACAGAACCATAACTTCTTTGTGCATGGCGATATGCCTGGTGGGAATATTCCTAGGAAACTCTCGGAAGGACTTGTGGAAATATGTTGGTATCTTCCAACTGGAAATGGACAGTCAGATGTTTTTCCTGAGCCCATTGCTGTTACGAATCTACGAGGAGACCTTAAATCCAATAAGGAACAGTTCAGCTTCCTGAGAAGTCTATCATCAGGGATGTTCATATTTATTGAGGACATCAATGAGCATCATCGCAGTCTGGTATCAAGTTTACAGAAGGAAGCAAATGTTTTCTTCATTCTAAATGTAAAAGATGGAGATGTGAATACTGAGAACCTGAAATCCCTCACTGAAGTGCTCCCGAGAAACAATCTTCTAGTTAAGAATAAACGAGTCAATGACTCTCAGATGGTGAAGAAAATTCGGACAGCAATGAAGAGAATGTTTTCAGAGACCAAAGACACACGTAGTCTGGAGGAAATATCAAAGAAAGTCACTGAACCCAATATCCATATTGATGAGAATTCTCCAAAATGTCAGGAAATAAAAGGGAAAGCCAAGGAAATTACAGATGAAATAAATGATATAAATCAGTATAAGAAGGAAACAATGAAGCTCCAGGGAGAGTTCTGGAAACAAATGTCTAGAACAGAAAAGGAAATGTGTAGAATGAGAGAATTAGGTGACCGAGATGCAGAAGAATATAAGTCTGAGCTCCGGGCAAAGATAGAACAACTCCAAGAAGTGCAAAGACAGCAAAGTCTGACATACGGCATGGAGAGATTCCGGGAAGCCATAACGATGTATTCTGTATCGGAAAGAAAGTTATTTCTAAAATGGCTGAAAATCTTTCTTGACACAAAAGGAAGAAATCATCTAAGAAATTTTCAGAACGAATACAAACGTAAGTATACACAATTATCAGCAACCGAGCAAGATCTTCAAGAAATCGACCAAAAAATAGCAGATGGCTCATTGGGTGTAGAACATTTTATACGTGAATTGGGGCAGTTTTATGAAATACAATCCAAATCTAAAAATAAGTTAATTGATTTGCCAAGAAAAGCTGCCGACCTCCTGTTGGATGGATTCCCATTGGAGCTGATTGATGGAGATGCGTCCAACATTCCCCTACAGTGGATAACTGATGTCCTGACTGAGTTGGATGAGAAGACTGGAGGACAATGTAGGATGAGAGTGATAACTGTACTGGGAGTGCAGAGTACAGGGAAGTCCACCCTCCTGAACACCATGTTTGGTTTACAGTTCCCTGTGGCCAGTGGGCGATGCACACGAGGAGCCTTCATGACTCTTATTGATGCAAAGAACTTTCAGGAAGAACTAAATTGTGACTACATTCTGGTCATTGACACTGAAGGACTGAAATCCTTGGAACTTGTTTCTCTGGAGAACAGttatgaacatgacaatgagttggccacagttgtagttgggttaagtgacatcaccatagtcAACATGGCCATGGAAAATGCAGAAGAAATGAAAGATATCCTACAGATTGTGGTCCATGCATTTCTTAGAATGAAAGAAATAGGCAAGAAATCCAGCTGTCATTTTGTTCACCAGAATGTGAGTGATGTGTCCGCTCATGTAAAGAACAGAAACGCTAGACAGAAATTTCTGGAGCAGTTGAGTGAAATGGCCAAAGTAGCAGCTAGAATGGAGAAAAGAAGCGGAATCAATCATTTCTCAGACATTATCTACTGTGATATTGACAAAGATTCCTGGTACGTTCCTGGGTTATGGTATGGGATACCACCTATGGCCTCTGTAAACACTGGATATAGCGAGATAGTCAGTGATCTGAGACAATCAATACTCAGATCCCTTCAATCAATGGCTGGAAAACCTCAGAATATTCGAGAATTTACAGAATGGATAAAAAGTTTATGGAATGCAGTAAAACATGAGAAATTCGTTTTCAGCTTTAGGAACCGCTTGGTCACTGAGGCTTATAACCAGCTGTGTATTCAGTATGCCGATTGGGAATGGACATTTCAGAAAAATGTTCACAGATGGATGATAGAGACAGAAACTTTCATCTACAACTTAACGTATGAGAAAATAAGTGCAGATTTATGGAACAAGCTCAAAAATTATATGAATCAAATACTGGACAAGGAGGAGAGAGCCATGAATCTGACTCTAGAGGAGTATTTCGAGAGTGATGTTGAGAATGCTCATCTCCTGGAAATGTTTCGAGGAGACTTTATCAGAAGTGTGAAATATCTCAGGAAACAACTTGAAAACGTTCTTTATGATAAGTGTGAGAAGACCATTTGTATCCAGAGAGATAAATCCCAGATCCAAGCCATACAGGCCCAATACATTGACATCATGGAAGAAAAAATAGCAGAAGTGATGGAAAGAACAAGAAATACTGAATACATGTTAAACAATGATGCTCTGAAGATAGAATTTGTGACAATGTGGGATACGACTGTTTCTACTttgacactgagtaaaatagaaaGACGCCATGTTGGTCATGAAATCCTGCCACAGTTAAAGAAAGATATAGACTGTGAAGACAGTGTGATCATGGAGTGGTTCCATAACCTCAATGTGTATAAAGAGAGTAGGTTTGAGCTAAAAAACAAGCATCTCTCCGGCTATTCTTCAGATGATGCAAAGCGTTTAAGTGATCTTACCACCTCCTTAATTGATAAATGTAAAAGATATGTTGAAGACGTTACTAGTAAGAAGGATGACTTTAATACCCTGTATTCTCAGGAGCTGCTATCACTGATCAATAAAGCATTGGGAGGTCGAGACTTCCAAGATCTTCACATTAACAAACTCTTTGTGTTAGATCTTAAACTTCACGTCTTAGGAAGTGCAACCATAAGATTCCAGAAGATGCATGAGGACTTTGTACAAAGAAATGACCCAAGAACCTGCCTGGAGAGGCTGAAGCCTCAATACTTCTCCATCTTTAGAAGCATTTATGAACAAAGGGACGACTGTCGAAGGAAAGCAGAACAATTCTGTAAATTCTGTCTGCAGCCGGCCATCACTGATCATATCAACAAACATCTTGGTAAGGAGATGATGGATGACATCCTACTGACCAATGACCCAGAAGAATTTAAGAGTCGCAAACGTTTACAATTAGTGATTCTCGAGAAGTTGCTAAAGGACAAGTCATGGGAACAGTACATAAAATACATCAATGACTATGAGAGTTTTCTCAAAAGATGGATCTCCGCTTACATTACTGAACATTACAAAGAACGTATCAGAGTGCTGCAAGAGAAGATTCTCCATTTTGTAATGGCCAAAGTGCGAGAAACCCTCAATCATCCAGCTCCTATCTCTTCTGGAAACCTCAATGAGTTTTTAGGGATGTTTTGTGACATTTTAGACAAAGAACTTGTAATTTCCAAAAACAACATGAAAGCTGTCCTGTTCCAGAGTAAGGTAAATGTTAAACAATTTGTCAAGGATGTCGACTTGCATCTCAGTTATTTACAAAATGAAATCCAGCAGCAGATGAACTTAATGAGTATAGAGTCAATACTTTCACGGCTGACATTGAAGCCTCAGGAGGAGCTCTTTAAGAAGGCCATCGGATGTGGGAAGCGGTGTCCATTCTGTAAAGCCCCCTGCGAGGCTGGAGGAGCCGACCACAAGGAGCATTTCACTTCTCTTCACCGACCCAGAGGACTAGGACAACATAAAGATGAACAGACCAACGTTCTTGACCATTCTATATGTTCTACTAATGTCATCTCTAACAAAAGATTTACTAATGAAGACACCGCTTGGAAGCCTCATCCTTACAAAGATTACAGGACCTATTACCCTGACTGGGCCATCTGTCCCGACATGGCTGCCAATGCCTCAGACTACTGGAAGTTTGTCTTTAAAGAGTTTAATCACTTTTTTGCCCAAATCTATAATGCCAAACCAGCAAAAATTCCTGAAGACTGGGATAGAATAACTCCTCATCAAGCCCTTACCAACCTAAGAACAACATGA